The following proteins come from a genomic window of Yinghuangia sp. ASG 101:
- a CDS encoding nuclear transport factor 2 family protein yields the protein MIGEALDPMDRLLAERACERLIVAFVRRLDLGDSGSVADLFTADGVWEWPQGGRRVEGREALRVYFGSRPADRLSRRMMTNILVTTDSATTATATSYLVTYRVDGYVDGMLPPRLPANVGHYEDTFQRVDGDWLLATRTVFLPFGSDTERLPAPPRDA from the coding sequence ATGATCGGTGAAGCGCTTGACCCCATGGACCGCTTGCTCGCGGAGCGAGCCTGCGAACGTCTGATCGTCGCCTTCGTCCGCCGCCTCGATCTTGGAGATTCTGGTTCGGTAGCCGATCTGTTCACCGCCGACGGAGTCTGGGAGTGGCCCCAGGGGGGCCGCCGCGTCGAGGGCCGGGAAGCGCTGCGCGTGTACTTCGGCTCTCGGCCGGCGGACCGGTTGTCGCGTCGCATGATGACGAACATCCTGGTCACGACGGACTCCGCAACGACGGCGACCGCAACGTCGTATCTGGTGACTTACCGTGTCGACGGTTACGTCGACGGGATGCTCCCGCCGCGGCTCCCCGCCAACGTCGGCCACTACGAAGACACATTCCAGAGGGTCGACGGCGACTGGCTCCTCGCCACCCGCACCGTGTTCCTGCCCTTCGGCAGCGATACAGAGCGTCTGCCCGCCCCGCCGCGCGACGCATGA
- the mobF gene encoding MobF family relaxase, protein MLSIASGSDPLYLTRQVGQGAEHHYLSSVAVAGEPPGRWWGAGAVALGLTGVVQPRVMDRVYGKLEHPATGAALGSRPAAMRPLGERLAAALARLPHGATDEERRAAEHTVRATHRRPVRYFDLTFSAPKSWSVFHAALQLKALQAHKRNDQAQAEHWQALADQVWDAWAEGACAALEFLQDTAGYSRAGRNGVTRVDAHQWTVALFRQHTSRNEDPQLHIHGALLNRVWTVDTEPATGRTRGKWRTLDGRFLYLHRAQAGAISERVAEEALYRRLGVRVALRPDGKAREILGITAALRDTHATRRTSITTHLAQAADAYEHAHGRPPTPYRLTCMAQEASLRTRRSKKTHAPTRQALLERWNARPAPQALLTVPQDVREAADRTARTPEPFDRNLVIARSLEAVGAAKATFTRSDIVREIDRQLPDCLGGLTPAQVSRLLDDLADDALTPWQSEQRPGRPAVARLTPPTAAAPPDELTRAETGGSRYQRPRRDLYTTDARLVTETDITEAAAAHDAPTIPAHIVQHVVDQSDLNTEQAAAARAIATSGRAIDILVGPAGTGKSHTIARLSQAWKAHGNTVLGLAVGQRQANVLTREGVPHAENIRMFLHANQHPATQPDGHDRYRLHRGQLVVVDEAGTCTTDDLHAIITLARQAGAKVLLTGDHAQTTAIGAGGLFGHLATTSPHAHTLRQVHRFHQPWERGASLRLRAGDPTILADYAARDRLHPGTTQSTRDQACRAWLTDHLAGLHTTLITTTNRDAAHLSARIRHDLVRHRRVEPDGVRLRDGNLAGVGDRLQLRHNDRTLTSRDGTRWAANRDTATVTTRTAAGDLTVSYPDGTTMDLPATYVQQHTELAYATTVHAVQATTLDTAHTLVDPRMSREKFYVAMSRGRRENHAYIPTDAGPTWTRTAKARTATTPKHRRTTHQAVLTRILRRTEHERTAVRVMQDEMDRTDAIDVLGPLWTGLVDEHYARLHGRALQNALGAHAYQSMATEDAYKALLGLARHAEERGMNAARLLQTAVALGPLDDAKSVSAVLHWRLKNRIAQAEHEQAQQHEARVQAEAATGRWGTEQQIRARHTAYLRTQERTRTTFTARTPPIPGTRGAYALRLATLLDHRVHTLGERAAAAPPPWLTARLGPVPTDLSARAAWIEAAAKAAAYREHTGYHADLDAIGPKPGTAAIDQRTAWTRAADALGIAPSDRRTEAASDAQLRAAVDTAQRERAWAPPYVAPQMRQAYRARSETRTREVSISIALAHTAGVERRAALRKALEAAQTSHRDLDRRIRHLEQIHSARTRWAAQTQDVREQARLAQQILHRRHPAMRASSQPNSTQEGETSALNLRQARRQAVRAAAGLDKLERPPTVGTSRTHPEQTTPGRLSPPGIDRDRRIERGLGLGQ, encoded by the coding sequence ATGCTCAGCATTGCGTCCGGCAGTGATCCCCTGTACCTGACCAGACAGGTAGGTCAGGGCGCGGAACACCATTACCTCAGCTCCGTCGCCGTGGCCGGCGAGCCTCCCGGCCGATGGTGGGGTGCCGGCGCTGTCGCGCTCGGGCTCACCGGGGTGGTCCAGCCGCGCGTCATGGACCGCGTCTACGGCAAGCTGGAACACCCGGCCACAGGCGCCGCGTTAGGCAGCCGACCCGCCGCCATGCGACCGCTGGGCGAGCGGCTCGCCGCCGCGTTGGCGCGGCTGCCGCACGGCGCGACCGACGAAGAGCGCCGGGCCGCCGAGCACACCGTCCGCGCCACACACAGGCGCCCGGTCAGATACTTCGACCTCACCTTCTCCGCCCCCAAGAGCTGGTCGGTGTTCCACGCCGCGCTCCAGCTCAAGGCCCTGCAAGCCCACAAGAGGAACGACCAGGCTCAAGCGGAGCACTGGCAGGCACTCGCCGACCAGGTGTGGGACGCGTGGGCCGAAGGCGCGTGCGCCGCACTGGAGTTCCTGCAGGACACCGCCGGATACTCTCGTGCCGGGCGCAACGGCGTCACGCGCGTGGACGCGCACCAGTGGACTGTGGCCCTGTTCCGCCAGCACACCTCCAGAAACGAGGACCCCCAACTCCACATCCACGGCGCGCTGCTGAACCGGGTCTGGACCGTCGACACCGAACCGGCCACCGGCCGCACCCGCGGCAAGTGGCGCACTCTCGACGGCAGGTTTCTCTACCTGCACCGCGCGCAAGCGGGAGCGATCAGCGAGCGTGTCGCCGAGGAAGCCCTCTACCGCCGTCTCGGCGTCCGGGTGGCGCTGCGCCCGGACGGCAAAGCCCGCGAGATCCTCGGCATCACCGCAGCACTGAGGGACACGCACGCGACCCGCCGCACCAGCATCACCACCCATCTGGCCCAGGCCGCCGACGCCTACGAACACGCGCACGGCCGACCCCCGACGCCCTACCGGCTGACCTGCATGGCACAAGAAGCCAGCCTCCGTACCCGCAGGAGCAAGAAGACCCACGCACCAACGCGCCAGGCACTCCTCGAACGGTGGAACGCCCGCCCCGCGCCGCAAGCCCTCCTGACAGTGCCCCAAGACGTCCGCGAGGCCGCCGACCGGACGGCACGCACACCCGAACCATTCGACCGAAACCTCGTGATCGCCCGTTCCCTCGAGGCCGTCGGGGCCGCGAAGGCGACCTTCACCCGATCCGACATCGTCCGCGAGATCGACCGGCAGCTACCCGACTGCCTGGGCGGGCTGACCCCGGCCCAGGTCAGCAGGCTGCTGGACGACCTGGCCGACGACGCCCTAACGCCCTGGCAGTCCGAGCAACGGCCCGGCCGACCAGCGGTCGCCCGGCTGACCCCGCCGACGGCCGCAGCCCCCCCAGACGAACTCACCCGCGCCGAAACCGGCGGATCGAGATACCAGCGGCCGCGCCGCGACCTCTACACCACCGACGCCCGACTCGTCACCGAAACCGACATCACCGAGGCCGCAGCCGCGCACGACGCCCCCACCATTCCCGCGCACATCGTCCAGCACGTCGTGGACCAGTCCGACCTCAACACGGAGCAGGCCGCGGCGGCCCGGGCCATCGCCACCTCCGGCCGCGCCATCGACATCCTGGTCGGCCCCGCAGGAACCGGCAAAAGCCACACCATCGCCCGCCTGAGCCAAGCCTGGAAAGCCCACGGCAACACCGTCCTCGGCCTCGCCGTGGGCCAACGCCAAGCCAACGTCCTCACCCGCGAAGGCGTGCCCCACGCAGAGAACATCCGCATGTTCCTCCACGCCAACCAACACCCGGCGACCCAGCCCGACGGCCACGACCGCTACCGCCTCCACCGCGGCCAACTCGTCGTCGTCGACGAAGCAGGCACCTGCACCACCGACGACCTCCACGCCATCATCACCCTCGCCCGCCAGGCAGGCGCGAAGGTCCTCCTGACCGGCGACCACGCCCAAACCACCGCCATCGGCGCCGGCGGCCTGTTCGGCCACCTCGCCACCACCTCACCCCACGCCCACACCCTCCGCCAAGTCCACCGCTTCCACCAGCCCTGGGAACGCGGCGCCAGCCTGCGCCTGCGGGCAGGCGACCCGACCATCCTCGCCGACTACGCCGCACGCGACCGACTCCACCCCGGAACCACCCAGAGCACACGAGACCAGGCATGCCGCGCCTGGCTCACCGACCACCTCGCTGGCCTCCACACCACGCTGATCACCACCACGAACCGCGACGCCGCCCACCTGTCCGCCCGCATCCGCCACGACCTGGTCCGCCACCGCCGCGTCGAACCCGACGGAGTCCGCCTCCGCGACGGCAACCTCGCTGGAGTTGGAGACCGACTCCAACTACGCCACAACGACCGCACCCTCACCAGCCGCGACGGCACCCGCTGGGCCGCCAACCGCGACACCGCCACCGTCACGACGCGCACGGCCGCCGGAGACCTCACCGTCTCCTACCCCGACGGCACCACGATGGACTTACCCGCCACCTACGTGCAGCAGCACACCGAACTCGCCTACGCCACCACCGTCCACGCCGTCCAAGCCACCACCCTGGACACCGCACACACCCTCGTCGACCCCCGCATGAGCCGCGAAAAGTTCTACGTCGCCATGTCCCGCGGCCGCCGCGAAAACCACGCCTACATCCCCACCGACGCCGGACCGACGTGGACCAGGACGGCCAAGGCCCGAACAGCAACCACCCCCAAGCACAGGCGGACCACACACCAGGCAGTCCTGACCCGAATCCTGCGCCGCACCGAACACGAGCGCACCGCCGTGCGCGTCATGCAGGACGAGATGGACCGCACCGACGCCATCGACGTCCTCGGACCCCTGTGGACCGGCCTCGTCGACGAGCACTACGCCCGCCTGCACGGCCGAGCGTTGCAGAACGCCCTCGGTGCACACGCGTACCAGTCAATGGCCACCGAGGACGCGTACAAGGCCCTACTCGGCCTGGCACGCCACGCCGAAGAACGCGGCATGAACGCCGCCCGCCTGTTACAGACCGCCGTCGCCCTCGGCCCGCTCGACGACGCCAAAAGCGTCTCCGCCGTCCTCCACTGGCGCCTGAAAAACCGCATCGCCCAGGCAGAACACGAACAAGCACAGCAGCACGAAGCCCGCGTCCAAGCGGAAGCAGCGACCGGGCGATGGGGAACCGAACAACAGATCCGGGCCCGACACACCGCCTACCTCCGCACCCAAGAACGCACACGGACGACATTCACCGCGAGAACACCACCGATCCCCGGCACCCGCGGCGCCTACGCCCTCCGCCTGGCGACCCTGCTGGACCACCGCGTACACACCCTCGGCGAACGAGCCGCCGCCGCACCCCCACCATGGTTGACCGCCAGGCTCGGACCCGTCCCCACCGATCTGTCCGCACGCGCAGCCTGGATCGAAGCCGCCGCCAAAGCGGCCGCGTACCGGGAACACACCGGCTACCACGCCGACCTGGACGCGATCGGCCCCAAACCCGGTACAGCGGCGATCGACCAGCGCACCGCCTGGACCCGCGCCGCGGACGCCTTGGGTATCGCACCATCCGACCGACGGACGGAAGCCGCCTCCGACGCACAGCTACGCGCGGCGGTGGACACCGCCCAGCGCGAACGAGCATGGGCGCCGCCCTACGTGGCACCCCAGATGCGACAGGCATACCGGGCCCGGTCCGAAACACGCACCCGCGAAGTGAGCATCTCCATCGCACTTGCGCACACCGCCGGCGTCGAACGCCGCGCCGCCCTCAGAAAAGCACTTGAGGCTGCCCAGACGTCGCACCGAGACCTGGACCGCCGTATCAGGCACCTGGAACAAATCCACTCCGCACGCACCCGCTGGGCCGCCCAAACCCAAGACGTACGCGAACAAGCCCGACTCGCACAGCAGATCCTCCACCGACGGCACCCGGCCATGCGCGCGAGCTCCCAGCCCAACAGCACTCAGGAAGGCGAAACTTCCGCACTCAACCTGAGGCAAGCACGCCGACAAGCAGTACGCGCCGCAGCCGGGCTTGACAAGCTCGAACGACCGCCGACCGTCGGAACATCGCGCACACACCCCGAGCAGACCACCCCGGGACGGCTGTCGCCCCCCGGCATCGACCGCGACCGCAGGATTGAGCGCGGCCTTGGCCTGGGTCAGTAG
- a CDS encoding IS5 family transposase (programmed frameshift), which translates to MVSDDLWVRIEPLLPKVQRRFRNPGRKRLPDREVLCGILYVLHTGIQWEHLPQELGFGSGMTCWRRLRDWNAAGVWQRLHEVLLAELNAAGQLDWSRCVVDGSHVRASKGGSNTGPSPVDRGRAGSKHHLITDGHGTPLAVILTGRNRHDVTQLLPLLDAVPPVRGRVGRPRRRPVTLYADRAYDYDVYHDQVRARGIVPAIARRGTPHGSGLGVHRWVVERSFAWLHGFRRLRIRWERRTDIHEALLKLGCCLITYRQLNSFC; encoded by the exons ATGGTGTCGGACGACTTGTGGGTGCGGATCGAGCCGCTGCTGCCGAAGGTGCAGCGGCGGTTCAGGAACCCGGGGCGCAAACGGTTGCCGGACCGGGAGGTGCTGTGCGGGATTCTGTACGTGCTGCACACCGGGATCCAGTGGGAACACCTGCCCCAGGAGCTCGGGTTCGGGTCGGGGATGACGTGCTGGCGCCGGCTCCGGGACTGGAACGCGGCCGGCGTGTGGCAGCGACTGCACGAGGTGTTGCTCGCCGAGCTGAACGCGGCCGGGCAGCTGGACTGGTCCCGCTGCGTGGTCGACGGCAGCCACGTGCGGGCGTCAAAAGGGGGCTCCA ACACGGGCCCGTCGCCGGTCGATCGGGGCCGGGCCGGCTCCAAGCACCACCTGATCACTGACGGACACGGCACCCCGCTCGCCGTGATCCTCACCGGCAGGAACCGCCACGACGTCACGCAGTTGCTCCCTTTGCTCGACGCCGTCCCGCCGGTCCGCGGACGCGTCGGACGCCCGCGTCGGCGGCCGGTCACCTTGTACGCCGACCGCGCCTACGACTACGACGTCTATCACGACCAGGTCCGCGCCCGAGGCATCGTCCCGGCCATCGCCCGACGCGGCACACCCCACGGCAGCGGCCTGGGCGTCCACCGTTGGGTCGTAGAACGCAGTTTCGCCTGGCTGCACGGCTTCCGCCGCCTCCGCATCCGCTGGGAACGCCGAACCGACATCCACGAAGCACTCCTCAAACTCGGGTGCTGCCTGATCACCTACCGGCAACTCAACTCATTCTGTTAG